The Primulina eburnea isolate SZY01 chromosome 8, ASM2296580v1, whole genome shotgun sequence genome contains a region encoding:
- the LOC140838804 gene encoding anthocyanidin reductase ((2S)-flavan-3-ol-forming), translating into MQCNAFEQVENIMESRPRTACVIGGTGFVASSLVKLLLQKGYSVNTTVRDKENGAKISHLLALQNLGNLKIFQADLTDESSFDDPITGSDFVFHVATPVNFASEDPQNDMIKPAIEGVINVMKACAKAGTVERVVFTSSAATVSINQLNETGLVMDENNWTDVEFLTSVKPPTWGYAVSKTLAEKAAWKFAKEYNINLITIIPSLMAGPSLTPEIPSSVTLATSLIIGNKFHMNGLNGMQKLSGSISLAHVKDVCRAHIFVAEKDSAFGRYICCAVNTGVCELADFLRQRYPMYNIPTDLGDVRSKAKLIISSDKLLNEGFKFEYGIEEIYDQSVAYLKDKGLLCD; encoded by the exons ATGCAATGCAATGCCTTCGAACAGGTAGAAAATATAATGGAATCTCGACCAAGAACTGCGTGTGTAATTGGTGGCACTGGTTTTGTGGCTTCTTCACTTGTCAAGTTATTGCTTCAGAAAGGCTATTCAGTTAATACTACGGTACGAGACAAAG AAAACGGGGCGAAGATATCTCACCTGCTGGCATTGCAAAATCTCGGAAACCTGAAAATATTCCAGGCGGATTTAACAGATGAATCCAGTTTCGATGACCCTATAACTGGGAGTGACTTCGTGTTTCACGTTGCGACGCCTGTTAACTTTGCTTCTGAAGATCCTCAA AATGACATGATAAAACCAGCGATTGAGGGAGTGATTAATGTGATGAAAGCCTGTGCCAAAGCAGGAACTGTTGAGCGTGTGGTTTTTACATCATCTGCTGCTACAGTGAGTATAAATCAGCTAAACGAGACAGGATTGGTGATGGATGAAAATAACTGGACTGATGTTGAATTCCTCACCTCTGTCAAGCCCCCCACTTGG GGGTATGCTGTCTCCAAAACACTGGCTGAAAAGGCTGCATGGAAATTTGCCAAGGAATATAACATCAACCTCATTACGATCATTCCTTCTCTAATGGCTGGTCCTTCACTTACTCCAGAAATTCCCAGCAGCGTCACTCTTGCAACCTCCTTAATAATAG GAAATAAATTCCATATGAACGGTTTAAACGGGATGCAAAAGCTGTCGGGCTCAATCTCTTTGGCTCATGTGAAGGACGTCTGCCGTGCACATATCTTTGTAGCCGAAAAGGATTCAGCTTTTGGCCGATACATTTGCTGTGCCGTGAATACCGGTGTATGTGAGCTTGCAGATTTTCTGAGACAGAGATACCCTATGTATAACATCCCAACAGA TTTAGGAGATGTCCGGTCAAAAGCTAAGTTGATAATCTCATCAGATAAACTGCTGAATGAGGGGTTCAAGTTTGAGTATGGAATTGAAGAAATATATGATCAATCTGTGGCCTACTTAAAGGATAAGGGGTTACTTTGCGATTGA
- the LOC140838803 gene encoding uncharacterized protein, translating into MSSLSSLLRRSFSTTASFQSPSIKSLSEDLYKERDLKRLVQKFKRYSSSDRFRAKAGIYETTVRRLASAKRFRWIQEILEHQNEFKYDVSKENFNIRLIKLYGQAGMFDCAKKVFDEMPERNCERTVKSVNALLSACVSAGNYDEIEGIFKQMEMKWKVKPDVVSYNIVIKGFCEMGKLDRGLALFDDMVRKNGANPDLITFNTLLNRLYEDKRFDDGENMWKQMVKCNLIPNVRSYNARLVGLVNEKKFEEAGKLITDMGQNGIKPDFFTYAALIRGYCNEGNVKEVKNWYSEMARCDFVPDRALVGAVLSFACDHGDYDWCFELCNELFERKCLVDSGVLQKVVDNLLKVSRDTEAKKVVQMGKTNDYCLYKLKLA; encoded by the coding sequence ATGTCCTCCCTTTCTTCCCTGCTCCGCCGTAGTTTCTCCACCACAGCCTCATTCCAGTCTCCCTCGATCAAATCTCTTTCCGAGGACCTCTACAAAGAACGGGATCTCAAAAGGCTAGTCCAAAAATTCAAACGCTACTCCTCTTCTGATCGTTTCCGCGCCAAGGCAGGAATATATGAGACAACCGTACGCCGCCTAGCCTCTGCGAAACGCTTCCGATGGATCCAAGAAATTCTTGAACACCAAAACGAGTTCAAGTATGACGTCTCCAAAGAGAACTTCAACATCAGGCTCATCAAATTGTATGGTCAAGCGGGTATGTTTGATTGTGCCAAGAAAGTGTTCGATGAAATGCCGGAGAGGAATTGTGAAAGAACTGTGAAGTCCGTGAATGCACTTTTGTCCGCATGCGTTAGTGCTGGAAATTATGATGAAATTGAGGGAATTTTTAAGCAAATGGAGATGAAGTGGAAGGTGAAGCCGGATGTGGTTTCATATAACATTGTGATTAAAGGGTTTTGTGAAATGGGGAAGCTGGATAGAGGGCTGGCTCTTTTTGATGACATGGTGAGAAAAAATGGAGCGAACCCAGATTTGATAACGTTCAATACTCTTCTTAATAGGCTGTACGAGGATAAAAGGTTTGACGATGGCGAAAATATGTGGAAACAAATGGTTAAATGTAACTTAATTCCGAATGTTAGAAGTTACAATGCAAGGCTTGTTGGATTAGTCAATGAGAAGAAGTTTGAAGAAGCAGGCAAATTGATCACTGACATGGGTCAAAATGGAATAAAACCAGATTTTTTTACCTATGCTGCTCTGATTAGAGGGTACTGTAATGAGGGAAACGTGAAGGAGGTGAAAAATTGGTATTCGGAAATGGCGAGATGTGATTTTGTACCAGATAGAGCATTGGTTGGGGCAGTTCTTTCATTTGCTTGCGACCATGGAGATTATGATTGGTGTTTCGAGCTTTGCAATGAGTTGTTTGAGAGAAAGTGTCTTGTTGACTCAGGGGTGTTGCAAAAGGTGGTAGACAATTTGTTGAAGGTCTCTAGAGATACAGAGGCTAAGAAGGTTGTGCAGATGGGGAAGACAAATGATTATTGTCTTTATAAACTTAAACTAGCATGA